Proteins encoded within one genomic window of Geotalea daltonii FRC-32:
- a CDS encoding D-2-hydroxyacid dehydrogenase — translation MNIHNILIHLQNTVDAFSFKPRHLDQLRQALPHIPITVASDTKDFMERLPEAECVLVWHFKAPWYDKAPKLKMVFTPAAGHDWVDEDPSGRVKTHYGSFHGRIMRESLLSMMLYFNRRMGKSLDDQKNRVWGRLGYNDCTALFRQQVLIVGLGALGESMAELLKAFGAGVTGVKRRVEGFAAPLAVDRVIPFGRLEEALPHADHVVLLLPGGAETDGIFTTRHFDAMKPGACLYNLGRGNCYREEDLLHALHDGPLAGAGLDVFAVEPLAPDSLLWHEPDILITPHSSAISQEYIDLFIEELLEALHQAGFCLEKNHL, via the coding sequence ATGAACATACATAACATCCTCATCCATCTCCAGAACACCGTCGATGCCTTTTCCTTCAAGCCGCGTCATCTTGACCAACTACGTCAGGCGCTTCCCCATATCCCCATCACCGTGGCAAGTGACACCAAGGACTTCATGGAGCGACTTCCCGAGGCGGAGTGCGTGCTGGTCTGGCATTTCAAGGCACCGTGGTACGACAAGGCGCCGAAGCTGAAGATGGTTTTTACCCCGGCTGCCGGCCACGACTGGGTTGACGAAGATCCATCGGGCCGGGTGAAGACGCACTATGGCAGCTTCCACGGCCGTATCATGCGGGAAAGCCTCCTCTCCATGATGCTCTACTTCAACCGGCGCATGGGCAAATCCCTGGACGACCAGAAGAACAGGGTCTGGGGACGCCTGGGATACAATGACTGCACGGCCCTTTTCCGGCAGCAGGTGCTCATCGTCGGTTTAGGTGCGCTGGGAGAGTCCATGGCAGAACTGCTGAAGGCGTTCGGGGCCGGGGTTACGGGGGTCAAGCGGCGTGTGGAAGGCTTTGCGGCTCCCCTCGCCGTTGACCGGGTCATCCCCTTTGGCCGGCTGGAGGAGGCATTGCCCCATGCCGATCACGTGGTGCTGCTCCTGCCGGGGGGCGCAGAAACCGACGGTATCTTCACCACCCGGCATTTCGATGCCATGAAGCCGGGGGCTTGCCTGTACAACCTGGGGCGCGGCAATTGCTACAGGGAAGAGGATCTGCTGCACGCCCTCCATGACGGCCCGTTGGCGGGTGCGGGTCTGGATGTCTTTGCAGTCGAGCCGCTGGCGCCCGATTCCCTCCTGTGGCATGAACCGGACATACTGATCACCCCCCATTCCAGCGCCATCAGCCAGGAATATATCGATCTCTTTATTGAAGAGCTGCTTGAAGCCCTGCACCAGGCCGGCTTCTGCCTGGAGAAAAATCATTTGTAA
- a CDS encoding cysteine hydrolase family protein yields MKRLKKILYWSATSVLLLALMLFALIYWSMRPTRGIPIKKYAVPRAALLIIDIQEDYTGPQAKKRYHDGDRIVRVSNALLAQAQKKGITVVYIKNVIDNPIMSFFTDGINAPSSPGTEMDHRLIKVPMAITLSKNRPDAFSNPELEAYLAEKQISQLLITGLDGAYCVNATARGALNRGYKVTLFQDGIATESSKSIEKLAQKWSEAGAQVKAGSEISP; encoded by the coding sequence ATGAAGCGATTGAAAAAAATTCTGTACTGGTCGGCTACTTCGGTTCTTCTTTTGGCACTTATGCTCTTTGCTCTGATCTACTGGAGCATGCGACCCACAAGGGGAATACCCATCAAGAAATATGCAGTTCCACGTGCTGCACTTCTCATCATTGATATCCAAGAAGATTACACGGGACCCCAAGCTAAGAAGCGTTACCATGACGGAGATCGAATTGTGAGGGTCTCTAACGCCTTACTTGCACAGGCTCAAAAAAAGGGAATTACTGTTGTTTATATAAAAAATGTAATCGATAATCCAATCATGTCGTTTTTTACAGACGGGATCAACGCGCCTAGTTCCCCTGGAACGGAAATGGACCACCGCCTTATCAAAGTCCCCATGGCCATAACCCTCTCCAAGAATCGGCCGGACGCTTTTTCCAACCCCGAGCTTGAGGCTTACCTTGCAGAAAAGCAGATAAGCCAATTATTAATCACGGGCTTGGACGGGGCTTACTGTGTGAACGCCACGGCCCGTGGCGCCCTGAATCGCGGCTATAAAGTGACGCTCTTCCAAGATGGTATTGCGACGGAAAGCAGCAAAAGCATTGAAAAGCTGGCACAAAAGTGGAGTGAGGCTGGAGCTCAAGTCAAGGCAGGGTCTGAGATCAGCCCTTGA
- a CDS encoding prolyl oligopeptidase family serine peptidase produces the protein MRVLLLLFFFLLSGCTLIQRSVHMYGSEAPSPLSFHYKDCGSSIYYTFTVGDASKVDTLLFFYGATGCPSWKAVMPSYVGGLTVNARIFVLNKRFVPDRSTGLFGCGQEFHLANNPEQWSADYSEFIVAQIGSTAPTPRNIVLVGVSEGALTATKVAGSNPAVTHLAIIGSGGYSMRKSLSTLREKGLIWFDVESGWKKIATDSRSIEKSWYGNPYRWWSDVMDIEPLPDFLKLYIPILVGIGEQDESVPVDSARFLESKFKEAGKNNLTLRVYPAADHRLNAAGTSYRGEFFAELSDILLSSVK, from the coding sequence ATGCGCGTTCTTTTGCTGTTATTTTTTTTCCTATTGTCCGGCTGCACGTTGATTCAGCGCTCCGTCCACATGTACGGCAGCGAAGCGCCTTCCCCTCTTTCTTTTCACTACAAAGACTGCGGTTCGAGCATCTACTACACATTCACCGTCGGTGACGCATCCAAGGTGGATACCCTACTCTTCTTTTACGGAGCGACAGGCTGCCCCAGTTGGAAGGCCGTAATGCCCAGCTATGTCGGCGGTCTCACAGTCAATGCCCGTATATTCGTCCTGAATAAAAGATTTGTACCGGACCGTTCTACCGGACTGTTCGGCTGCGGCCAGGAATTTCATCTCGCTAACAATCCAGAACAATGGTCAGCCGACTATTCCGAATTCATCGTCGCCCAGATCGGCTCCACTGCGCCCACCCCAAGAAATATCGTCTTAGTTGGCGTCTCGGAGGGAGCATTGACCGCAACCAAGGTAGCCGGGTCAAACCCAGCAGTTACCCACCTTGCGATTATCGGCAGCGGCGGCTACTCGATGCGCAAATCACTCTCCACCCTCCGGGAAAAAGGCCTCATATGGTTCGATGTGGAGTCAGGCTGGAAGAAGATTGCAACCGATTCACGCAGCATTGAAAAGAGTTGGTATGGCAACCCCTATCGCTGGTGGTCCGACGTCATGGACATCGAACCTCTACCCGACTTTCTCAAGCTATACATTCCCATCCTGGTGGGTATCGGCGAACAGGACGAAAGTGTTCCGGTCGATTCTGCACGTTTCCTGGAATCGAAGTTCAAGGAGGCAGGGAAGAATAACCTCACTCTCAGGGTCTATCCAGCTGCAGACCACCGTTTAAACGCTGCCGGCACTTCTTATCGCGGGGAGTTTTTTGCAGAGCTCAGTGACATCCTGCTATCAAGCGTAAAGTAA
- a CDS encoding thiolase family protein: MKTAFHPRRVYIAASYMAPVGRYNGKEREACTFLELAEKAAAVFASSPVRPRDIEAVVVGSQNPGAFSGVDNTAAKVAGVLGISGAKSVLIDTASSSGASAFENAYMEIASGRSDHVLAMGIQKMSDVSTLDATKIVAGVIDRDEAEFGLSMPACGALVARSLMQRLNLSEEEWTAFSAMLTERAHRFAARNPDAHLNFQIPVDEYYRQIVNGKNYMYWWPLRYHDFCPMSDGVAAVILTARPQEVMVTGVGSATDIPTIADRRYFQSFPATVRAAAAAYGMAGIKDITTFAGKLHVNMHDPFNGFGPINMVDLGILPRARLLDGLFDESLTGERGRFPTNLTGGLKGRGHPLGATGMIQVVENHRLILERGFQAGLSHSIGGPINNNVVILLERVSHFRHRPCQPYKPWGLPSLGTLKPKQVTIDALLSGTETVEGSYVTSTTRFDYKTSQPLNTLMLVSCRMNGGRYTFLFGIGGEHYQSIASLVPGDRLSLERKDGLILVNQMPVKRFYQRTLDGLMEFAESGWRIFQGKKVMQDRKKAEGEPTLYSGGAA, encoded by the coding sequence ATGAAAACAGCTTTTCATCCGCGCAGGGTCTATATTGCGGCGTCATATATGGCGCCGGTGGGGCGGTACAATGGCAAGGAACGGGAGGCGTGCACCTTTCTGGAACTGGCGGAAAAGGCGGCGGCTGTGTTTGCATCCAGCCCGGTTCGCCCCAGGGATATTGAGGCTGTTGTCGTGGGGAGCCAGAATCCGGGGGCATTTTCCGGGGTGGACAACACCGCCGCCAAGGTGGCCGGGGTGCTGGGCATTTCCGGCGCCAAGTCGGTGTTGATCGATACCGCTTCCTCGTCGGGGGCATCTGCCTTTGAAAACGCCTACATGGAGATTGCCTCGGGGCGCTCCGACCATGTCCTGGCCATGGGCATTCAGAAGATGAGCGACGTCTCCACCCTGGATGCCACCAAGATTGTCGCCGGGGTCATCGACCGGGACGAGGCGGAGTTCGGCCTGTCCATGCCGGCCTGCGGCGCACTGGTGGCCCGGTCTCTCATGCAGCGCCTGAATCTCTCGGAGGAGGAATGGACTGCCTTTTCGGCCATGCTCACCGAACGGGCCCATCGCTTTGCCGCTCGCAATCCCGATGCCCATCTCAATTTCCAGATTCCGGTGGATGAATATTACCGGCAGATTGTCAACGGCAAGAACTACATGTACTGGTGGCCGTTGCGCTACCACGATTTCTGCCCCATGTCCGACGGGGTGGCGGCGGTCATTCTCACGGCCCGCCCCCAAGAGGTCATGGTGACCGGGGTGGGTAGCGCCACGGATATTCCAACCATCGCCGACCGTCGCTATTTCCAGTCATTCCCGGCGACGGTGCGGGCGGCGGCCGCTGCCTACGGCATGGCCGGCATCAAGGATATCACCACCTTCGCCGGCAAGCTGCATGTGAACATGCATGACCCATTCAACGGCTTCGGTCCCATCAATATGGTCGATCTGGGTATTCTTCCCCGTGCGCGGCTTCTGGACGGTCTTTTCGACGAGAGCCTCACCGGCGAGCGAGGCCGATTCCCCACAAACCTTACCGGCGGCCTCAAGGGGCGCGGCCATCCTCTGGGGGCCACCGGAATGATCCAGGTGGTGGAAAATCACCGGCTGATTCTGGAGAGGGGCTTCCAGGCAGGCCTTTCCCATTCCATCGGCGGCCCCATCAACAACAATGTGGTGATCCTGCTGGAGCGGGTTTCACATTTTCGCCACCGTCCCTGTCAGCCATACAAGCCGTGGGGGTTGCCGTCCCTGGGTACGCTGAAACCCAAGCAGGTCACCATAGATGCCCTCCTGTCCGGCACCGAGACGGTCGAAGGTAGCTACGTCACTTCCACCACCCGCTTCGACTACAAAACCAGCCAGCCGCTCAATACGCTGATGCTGGTGTCATGCCGCATGAACGGTGGCCGCTATACCTTCCTCTTCGGCATCGGCGGCGAGCATTACCAGAGCATCGCCAGCCTGGTGCCGGGGGACAGGTTGAGCCTGGAGCGCAAAGATGGTCTGATCCTCGTCAACCAGATGCCGGTCAAGCGTTTTTACCAGCGCACCCTGGATGGCCTGATGGAATTTGCCGAATCGGGATGGAGGATATTCCAGGGAAAGAAGGTGATGCAAGATAGGAAGAAAGCCGAAGGCGAGCCAACCCTTTATTCCGGTGGAGCAGCATGA
- a CDS encoding transcriptional regulator — protein sequence MEQHETVRHAIIALLEKNELTAREISEQTGIGEKDVYDHLEHIQLHRQNLHLAVTPAVCRKCGFVFRKRERLKKPGRCPVCRGEFIDPPSFFIQSGSGAGSC from the coding sequence GTGGAGCAGCATGAAACCGTCCGCCATGCCATTATCGCCCTCCTGGAGAAAAATGAGCTGACAGCCCGGGAGATTTCCGAGCAGACCGGCATCGGCGAAAAGGATGTCTACGACCATCTGGAGCATATACAGCTGCACAGGCAGAATCTGCATCTGGCCGTGACACCTGCTGTCTGCCGCAAGTGCGGATTTGTCTTCAGAAAAAGAGAGCGCCTGAAGAAGCCGGGGCGTTGCCCGGTCTGTCGCGGAGAATTCATCGACCCACCATCCTTTTTCATCCAGAGTGGCTCTGGTGCCGGTTCCTGTTAA
- a CDS encoding GGDEF domain-containing protein, which yields MTLVTVAALKKLTILAPSVILLVMAYLAIPHIAALPPPQHELALLSPYLFIATGLILSFAFSRGRAFFVLLLLAGFYWFFRTYLQHGLSDFLPRVVFQFLCLLIPLNITIFCHVRERGVFTLSGRMRFAFLAMQLAAVAWIIRYREDYGQVPLFFSRPFLDIPFISDSPVPQVAWLVAIIGFVLVLYRVVIHKSPIDSGLLGALVAVFIAFNTLTVGDFPLVFIAAAAFILAVSVLQDSHNMAFRDDLTGLPSRRALNEQMLSMGRQYTIAMLDVDHFKIFNDTHGHDVGDQVLKMVAKKIGAVKGGGRPFRYGGEEFTIVFPRRKMGDAIPFLEDVRSAISAYELSIRSKDRPKKAEEGKKKRNAGHGDKTVSVTISIGVAESSDSLRLPDDVIKAADKALYRAKSKGRNQVSR from the coding sequence ATGACACTGGTGACGGTTGCCGCACTGAAAAAGCTTACTATTTTAGCCCCTTCCGTCATTCTTCTTGTCATGGCCTACCTGGCGATTCCCCATATTGCGGCCCTGCCTCCTCCGCAGCATGAGCTTGCCCTGCTTTCCCCTTATCTGTTCATTGCCACCGGCCTGATACTCAGTTTCGCCTTCAGCAGGGGGCGGGCCTTTTTCGTGCTGCTGCTCCTGGCCGGCTTTTACTGGTTCTTTCGCACCTATCTCCAGCATGGGCTCTCAGACTTTCTTCCCCGTGTCGTCTTCCAGTTTCTCTGCCTGCTTATTCCTCTCAATATCACCATCTTCTGCCATGTGAGGGAACGGGGGGTCTTCACCCTTTCGGGAAGGATGCGCTTTGCGTTTCTTGCCATGCAGCTGGCAGCGGTCGCCTGGATCATCAGATACCGTGAAGACTACGGCCAGGTGCCGCTATTTTTCTCTCGCCCATTTCTGGACATCCCCTTTATTTCTGACTCCCCGGTTCCACAGGTTGCATGGCTGGTTGCCATCATCGGCTTTGTCCTGGTCCTGTACCGGGTCGTGATCCACAAATCCCCCATCGACAGCGGTTTGCTTGGCGCACTGGTTGCGGTCTTCATTGCCTTCAACACTCTGACCGTTGGCGATTTCCCCCTGGTTTTCATTGCCGCTGCAGCGTTTATCCTTGCGGTGAGCGTTCTTCAGGATTCCCACAACATGGCTTTCCGTGACGATCTTACCGGGCTTCCCTCCCGTCGCGCCCTGAACGAGCAAATGCTGTCCATGGGGCGGCAGTACACGATTGCCATGCTTGATGTGGATCACTTCAAGATCTTCAATGACACCCATGGCCATGATGTGGGGGATCAGGTGCTGAAGATGGTGGCGAAAAAAATTGGTGCGGTGAAGGGGGGAGGACGGCCTTTCCGCTATGGTGGCGAAGAATTCACCATTGTCTTTCCCCGCCGGAAAATGGGCGATGCCATCCCTTTTCTCGAAGATGTGCGCAGTGCCATCAGCGCCTACGAGCTGTCGATCCGCAGCAAGGACCGCCCCAAGAAGGCAGAGGAAGGAAAAAAGAAACGCAATGCCGGCCATGGCGACAAAACGGTCTCGGTTACCATCAGCATCGGCGTAGCAGAGAGCAGCGACAGCCTGCGCCTGCCGGACGATGTGATAAAGGCCGCAGACAAAGCCCTCTACCGGGCAAAGAGCAAGGGGCGCAACCAGGTGAGCAGGTAA
- a CDS encoding PQQ-dependent sugar dehydrogenase — translation MGFSARLMMVSFMLFLVLFLWGAPEGADAAGPAHAAAPFPSITLKKYASGFDEPTDIANGADGSGRLFILEKSGRVRILRDGKILPAPFLDIEKLVKSSGSEQGLLGIAFPPGFKQKGHFYVNYTDHSGIGNSTVARYGIGANVDIAEPATAQIILRVTQPFRNHNGGQLAFGPDGFLYIGFGDGGSAGDPRNNGQRLDTFLGKMLRLDVESGVSPYRIPPGNPFRNEIWAYGLRNPWRFSFDRETKDLYIADVGQDLYEEVDFQPAASKGGENYGWRMTEGSHCFKKKDCSKKGLTLPVAEYDHSEGDCSITGGFVYRGKESPSLVGIYFYGDYCSGRIWGLRRTGGKWEKKLLLKTSLKISTFGEDEVGNVYVADLASGDIYKITGR, via the coding sequence ATGGGATTCTCGGCAAGGTTAATGATGGTTAGCTTCATGCTTTTCCTGGTGCTTTTCCTGTGGGGAGCACCTGAGGGTGCAGATGCCGCCGGCCCTGCCCATGCAGCCGCCCCTTTCCCCTCCATCACCCTGAAAAAGTACGCTTCCGGTTTTGACGAGCCCACCGATATCGCCAATGGGGCAGACGGCAGCGGCAGACTCTTTATCCTGGAGAAAAGCGGCAGGGTGCGGATCCTCAGGGATGGGAAAATTCTGCCGGCGCCATTTCTGGATATCGAGAAGCTGGTCAAGTCTTCAGGCTCCGAGCAGGGGCTGCTCGGCATCGCATTCCCCCCCGGTTTCAAGCAAAAGGGTCATTTCTACGTCAACTACACCGATCACAGCGGCATCGGCAATTCGACTGTGGCACGCTATGGGATAGGCGCCAATGTAGATATTGCCGAACCTGCCACGGCGCAGATCATTCTCCGTGTCACGCAGCCCTTCAGAAACCACAACGGCGGTCAGCTCGCCTTCGGCCCCGACGGTTTTCTCTACATCGGCTTCGGCGACGGCGGCAGTGCCGGGGATCCCCGCAACAACGGACAGCGTCTCGATACTTTTCTGGGGAAGATGTTGCGGCTGGATGTGGAGTCGGGGGTGTCGCCCTACCGGATACCCCCCGGCAATCCGTTCAGGAATGAAATCTGGGCATACGGCCTGCGCAACCCCTGGCGCTTCTCCTTCGACCGCGAGACAAAAGATCTCTACATTGCCGACGTGGGACAGGACCTTTACGAGGAGGTGGACTTCCAGCCGGCAGCCAGCAAAGGGGGAGAAAATTATGGCTGGAGAATGACGGAAGGCTCCCACTGCTTTAAAAAGAAAGATTGCTCCAAAAAAGGTCTGACCTTGCCGGTGGCGGAGTATGATCATTCTGAGGGTGACTGCTCTATCACCGGCGGTTTCGTCTACCGTGGCAAAGAATCTCCCTCCCTTGTGGGGATCTACTTCTATGGCGATTATTGCAGCGGCAGGATCTGGGGGCTGAGACGCACCGGTGGCAAATGGGAGAAAAAGCTGCTCTTAAAGACCTCCCTGAAGATTTCCACCTTCGGCGAAGATGAAGTGGGCAATGTTTATGTGGCCGATCTGGCAAGCGGAGATATCTACAAGATAACCGGGCGTTGA